The Triticum urartu cultivar G1812 chromosome 5, Tu2.1, whole genome shotgun sequence genome contains the following window.
GGCACCATGAAGACGCGTGGACAACAAATGCTTATTAGCTGGACTTTTGAGTCTTTTTCCGCGCGGTTTTCATTTTGTCGTTGTCATCCTCTGACCTACTCCTTCCATCCCGTAATATAAGAGCATTTTCTTACACTAGTATGTTGTTGTGATCGGAAACTAGATGTCTTTGAGCTGCACTCTATTTGCTATGGCTTCCCCTTGCTGCTATATTTCTCGGTACGAAAACGATGATTTTTTCTATTATGGCGTGGAATCCAGTTTTATGCTTTTTTTTCCGACAAATGGTGGATTTTATTACTCAAAATGAAGTATCAAGATAATACAAACATAGTGAGGACACACCCGACCCCTGCATAGTTAGGATGCACCCAACCAACACTAacgcacacacacaaaaaaacaccGGCAAATAGTAAAGCCATACAAAGACCAAAGCTATGCCTAAGcgagagagagaaaaaaaaaaACCCGTCCCGAAGCGTTCTAAATCGCGATCGACAACCTACAACAATGACCATATCCGCATAAATCATCTCATGACACCACAAGGACATCGACATTCTTTAACAGCAACGCCTTCAAGAAAGGAGAGTTTTGCGCTTGCATGGAATGGATAATGGTGGCATAAGAATTCAAACATGAGTGATTTCTCTCACCCGATATCAGTAGTATGATGATTGTCAGTCTCATCACAACGAGGCTTGTATTGCCTTCATTGGCTGGACTCGCTCAAAAAGTTCTTGGTGCAGTCGTCTAGAAGACATTTTTTTGTGAAGTTGCTAAAAGAAAATCAAATCTTATTACAGTTGTTAAAAAGTcaaggaaaaataaataaaaaccaGCACATACTACTACTTCTTGTGAACCTCGAAATGCAGGTCGTTATGTGAAAGTCCTTTTTTGCTCCCGAGCTCAAATGAACTCCGGATAAACAGTAAAAAGGCAAATTCAAAAAATCCTGAACTTTTTAAATGATTTTTTTGGTAAATGTTTTGTACGCTTGATAAATTTCATCACAAGATGGCATTCTTGGAAGTCATGGCAAAAAAAAAGTACTCCAAAATGATTTAAAAAATAGCAACTTTGGAGCATTGATCTTTTTTTTGCCGAAATTTCACGATGTCCTTTGATGATGAATTTTTACAAGCACACAAACCATTTATCAAACTTTACCAAAACCCCCGAAAGTTTTTGATTCGTTTTACAATTTTTTGGATCTTATGTTCATCAGGGAGCATTTGAGCTCGGCGACAGATACTCCACGTCCGTCCGTCGTAATCGATTGTTTTTTGTCAAAGAAAGGAAGCATTCATTCAAAGATGAATGATGTGCCCTTCAGAAAAAAAGAGATGAATGATGCAGTAATCCACCGTAAACGAATCCAATTTCCTATCGAACGACGCTCCCTCCCAACGGACGGCCGGATCGGCCGGGCCAGCCGATCCGACGGCCGCGCGGCCCTCCTGCGCAGCCTCCAGCCTATACAGAAACCCTCATCCCCCACCCCCAGCGCCGCCGCTCTCCACTCCCCTCCTCGCGCCCCAAGAAGCACCAGCTCTCCTCCTCCCCACactcgccgccgcccgcagccatgGCGACCGAGCTGGCGTACGCGCCGCCGATGAAGTCCGGCAAGGCCGGCTTCGAGGGCCCGCAGGAGGCGCAGCACCGCATCCGCATCACCCTCTCCTCCAAGAGCGTCAAGAACCTCGAGAAGGGTAGGGTGTTTCCTCCTTGCTTCCTTCCTTCCGATGATGATGATGGGTGgatccccttcttcctcctcttctggTCTCGTTGATCGTGTTGATCTGACTGATGCGTGCGTGTTCTGTGTGTGCCGGCGACAGTGTGCTCCGATCTGGTGAGGGGCGCCAAGGACAAGCTGCTCCGGGTCAAGGGCCCCGTCAGGATGCCCACCAAGGTGCTCAACATCACCACCAGGAAGTCGCCGTGCGGAGAAGGTGACACACCCGCCCCCCTCGTCGACTCCCCTTTTCCCTTCGTTTCTGTGTCCTGTATGAATGCTCTTGGTTATGCAACGACCGGCGTCGGTAAAACGAACGTTTCTCTATAGAATCAGGCTGCTTACGGTTTACTAGATGATAGGGCAGTAAATTGGCTGTATGGGCAGTTCTTTGTTGTTAGCTGTTAGCCAAGAGATCAACTGTCTCGGTTGAAGTTCATAGCCCATAGGGTTTTAGTAGTGAACTAGTGATCGATCCTACTGTCGTGGCGACTATGTTAGCAGTGATCCCCTGTTTGCTGTTAATTCTTGTTGGACTCTGTTTTATGATGGAGTGCTCAGATGATGCTAAAACAGCAACTTGTTCCCGAGATTCTCTTTGAGGATTACAAAATCGAGCTTTTTACAGCTGATGGGTAGCCCCTTTAATGCTATGTTTTCTTCCAAACACATGTCCTCTCTACTTGGTAATGCAAGCGGTGTGTTTCAAGTGCAGTCCTCTGGATATTTATGGTTGCCACATTTTTACTTGGTAATGTACTTGCACATTTTTATTAAACAGCACCATATGGTTGCCACTTGTGCTACAAATAGGATTAGTCATTGAACTTACGGTTTTACTAAGAATGAAGCAGTTGCACTTGGCAGATAGGCTGAGCAAATGATGATTCCACATGATGTTTCTGATACATTTGATGTTTCAAAATCGAGCTTTTTAATACCGCTTCATTCCTATTTGTGTGTACTTTATTTTGGCTATACTTGTACTGATAATGCCATGTCCTTTGGTGTGTAGGTACCAACACCTGGGATCGGTTTGAGATGCGGGTACACAAGCGGGTGATCGACCTCGTCAGCTCCCCGGACGTTGTCAAGCAGATCACCTCGATCACCATCGAGCCCGGCGTTGAGGTCGAGGTGACCATCAGCGACCAGTAGAGAGCTATGCCTTCTTTTTTTACAAGTGGAGAGACACCAGCGAACCAAGACATAATTTTGAACGTTTGGTAGTATGTGAACTGGGTTTTGTATGGCTTATTAGGTTCTTCGCCTTGTGATTCTGAGTACCTCTTGTCGTCTGAGATATCATCTTGAATTTTCGTCGCCCTTTGGTGTGTTGCGCTGGATTGGATATTTATACATGGCTTGGTATTCATGTGTTTGAGATTTGGTGTCATCAGTTGTCAAAATTTCCATTGGTTGATCCACCGTGAGGACATTGCTTCAGCTAATATCAGGTGCAGTATTTATAAGAAATCATTATATCCtgcaaagaaaaacaaacaaaagcCATCTGAGGGACTTGAGTAGCTAATGCCTTCAAAATTTCAAACCTATTTATGATGATCCACTCTACGGACCTAAGAGCATCTGCAATGTGGGTTACATTGCTTTATAGTGAATCACCATCTTCTCTTTCATTTTAAGCCTTTTGTTACAATTGGATgcatcaccatcttcatcttggTTTGCAAAGCTGCACTGTTTGACAGCAATAATCAGCTACACAAGTAACTGTTCCAACAGTGAGTAACCTTCAGACGGGCTTGACTTTCATCTCGTTTCACTCTCTGTGGATCAAGCCGTCGATTCCATCGCATTGGAAAGAAATACTTATCTGCATACTGTACATCGCAAACAGATAACAGAATAAATCTCAACTTATAGACAATCAGATGTATTTTTTCCTTGCTCAGAGCAGCATAAGCGGGTAACTTTTCAGTGTGAATCTAACCAGTAAGTCGGAGTAGATCATGAATtcctttttttttttgcgggaaattACTTGTATTACTCACGTAGCCGAGCTACTAGCAGAATTACACAGTTTGACGACCTCATCAGGTCCAGATCCGAGCCACACCATGGTACGACCCGTAGTTCTACCAAAAGATGCCAACAAATGGCTTACAGTGTTTTGACTACGATAAATGTGAGTAATACAAGAATTTCGTTGATCCATGAGTATTTTGATTTCATGAACCATGAAACTGTTCGCAGATCTATCCATTTCTCCCTTCTTCAACAGATTGATAGCCTCCAAGCAATCAGACTCAATGTCTATAGGTAGCTCGCTCCATTGTAAAGCAAGTGACAGACCCTCTCTGATGGCTGCAAGTTCAGACTCTAAAGCATTGAGGCAATGATACAGATGACGACAAGCACTAAGGACTATATTACCGTTGTGATCACGCAAGATCATGCCACTGCCGGCAGTACCGTCCGCTGAAACAAAGGAGTCATCTGTATTGAGTTTCAATCGTCCTTCTTCAGGTCTCAGCCACACACTTGTGGAATTACCAGTTCAGACGTAGCCGCAGGTGCAACAGAAAAAGAACAATCTAGCATAGCAGATTTCCTCTTCAAGGGGTCTTTCTCTGGCTCTTTGGCGATTGTCAAAATGGACTGAACATAGCTTCTAAGAAAGCGTACAGAAACCTGAACTGGCGGTGCTGGTTTATCATGTACTACCTCATTCCGAACGTACCAAATTCTCCATAAGAGCATAACCAGGTGCAGGCGCTGCTCATGAGGCAATTTGCATAGGGCATGGAGAAGCCATTCCGGGCCTGTGTTCATCATGTCTTTAAGATCGGGGATAGGCCAAATATCAGCCATTGCAAGCCAAAGATTCCTGGCATTGGGACATCGACACAAAGCATGAAACGTGTCTTCTTTTTCAGTGCCACAAACTGGACATAAATCCACAACCTCCAGCTTCCTAGCATGCTTCAGATCCCAAGTCGGAAGTGAGTTGTTTGCAGCACCCCAAGCAAAAATGCGGGTCTTTGGTGGAGCATTACAAGACCAAATAGCTGACCAAGCTCTTCGTTCTCCATCAGGAGAGTTACTGGAAGAAGATTGATTCGGCTGGTTCATTTCTTCGAAGGCAATCCTATATGCGCTACGAACCGAGAAGATGCCCATCTTCTCTCCAGCCCAAGCAATAAAATCGTCCTCGTTGCGCACGGAATTCTTGATCTTCAAGATTACATCAGCATCAAGCGGAAACCATTGACGGACTGCAGCAACGTCCCAGTTGCCATTGATATCCAAGAGTTCGGACACCCACTTCAACCTGCAACGCCCCTTGGCAGAGATTATTTGGAAGGAGGGTTTTCGAGGGATCCATCTATCTCTCCATATTCGCACTTGGGTGCCATTTCCAATTCTCCATATTAGCCCTTTTTTCAAAAGCTCAAGACCATGAGCTACTCCTTGCCATGATGATGACGGGTTACCAGCAAAAACAGTGTCCTCAAGCCTACCATTAGGGTAGTATTTGGCACGTAGGACACGTGCACAAAGACTGTCCGGGATTGTCAGGAGACGCCAAGCTTGCCGCGCAAGTAAGGCTTGGTTAAACAACCTGAAATCCCGAAAACCAATACCACCCATACACTTCGGTTTAGTAATCTCCTCCCAAGATTTCCAATGAGttttccttttccctttttctgaGCCCCACCAATAGTTGCGGATCATCTGATTTAGTTCATCGCAAAGTCCTAGAGGCAATTTAAAGATACTCATGATATAAGTTGGAATGGACTGAGCAATGCACTTTGTAAGAACTTCTTTACCACCTTGTGAGGGGCATCCCCAAAGCAACATTCTCTTTGTCAGCTTAACTTGTAGAttttggaatttaccttttgtcATGCGACCATCAGGAGTCGGTAAACCAAGGTAACTCTCTTCAAAATTTATGGTATCAACTTGGAGCATGGCTCTGACTTCATGCTGCTGAATAATGGGACAATATTCCCCAAAAAGGATGGAGCATTTTGCAGGGTTGAGTAATTGTCCAGTAGCAGCAGTATAAGCATTCAAAATACTCTTAACATGCATTGCCTGAGATTGTTTTGCTTCAAAGAATAGGAGTGTATTATCAGCAAACAATAAATGAGAGATTCCCGGGGCGCTACGACATATCTTCACAGGAGAAACATTCCCTAGTCTGGTTGCACTGTCAAAAAGAGCAGACAGACCGTCTGCAACAAACAGGAATAGGTACGGGGATAGAGGATCACCTTGCCGTAGCCCACGCGACGGTGCAAATGAATCCAAGATTGTTCCATTTAATTTTACAGAATATCTCACAGTGGTGAACATGTCATTATCCAGTCAACCCATTTGTGAGTGAAACCAATCTTTTCCATCGTTTGCCTAAGGTAATTCCAATCAACCCTATCATAAGCCTTGGAAAGGTCAAGCTTGTAAGAACAGAAACTTTTTTCCGGGTCCTTCTCTTGCTTGATATAATGGATGCACTCAAATGCAATTAAGGCGTTATCCGTGATCATTCTACCCGGAATGAATGCACTCTGAGTAGGATAAATAATATCATCGAGTAGAGGTCTCAGTCTATTCACCAGGCACTTAGCAACAACTTTATAGATAACATTACAAAGGCTAATAGGGCGAAAATCAGTTAATTTAACCGGGTTCGGAATTTTCGGAATCAGAACAATGATTGTATCATTAACAGAATCTGGCATGATACCTGAGTTAAAGAATTCCTTAACTGCTGCTATAACATCTGCACGCACCGTGGACCAGTTTCTTTGGAAGAATTGAGCAGGAAATCCATCCAATCCCGGGGCCTTTAGCGGTCCAATTTGGAAAACAGCATCCGCTATCTCCTGTTCAGTAAACTCAGCACATAAAGACTCATTAATTTCATCATTAACATGTGTTTGCATGAGCTGTACAATAGGAGATGGATCAAGAAAGGGGTCGGCAGTGAAGATGTTTTGAAAGTAAGAAGTAGCAGCCTGGCCCATTGCATCTCCAGAATGAACAACTCCATTTGTATCTTCAAGTTTTTTAATACTGTTTTTCCTTGCCCGCCAGATCGCATTGGCATGGGAAAATTTTGTATTTCGGTCCCCTTCTTTTAACCAAGCAATACGAGACCTTTGCAACCACATCATCTCTTCTCGGTATAGTAATTCATTCATTTTATCCTCCTCCTTTCTCAATTCGGCTCGGTCCGCATTCATATTCATTAGCTCCTCTAGCCTCGTACGAGACTTCTCAATCTCCCTAGTTACATTGCCAATTTTGGCTCTGCTCCATTGATGCAACGAGGTCATTACCTTCCCCAAAGCTTGACCAATCTCCCCAAGTGTACGTTTTTGGCCCGCATCTTTCCACATGTTTGCAATAACTTCTGTGAGGGCAGAATCCCTCTCCCACATGATCTCATAGCGCTTAACTTTCTTAGGTTTTGGGCCCGAATCAGCTTCGCACTTGACAAGCAATGGACAATGATCCGACCGGGGTGAAACAAGATGATGGATTGAGGCAGCAGGGAACATGTACCTCCAATCCAGATTTGCAACTCCACAATCTAACCGTACTTTAACATTTGCTGCACCACTCCTCTTATTATCAAAAGTATATGGCCTTCCAACAAAACCCAAATCAGTCAGCTCGCACACTTCAAGTGAATCCCGAAAAGCAAGCATTTGGGCCGGCGCACGCGGCGTGTTGGAAAAATGTTCAAAATCCCACAAGGCTTCATTAAAATCTCCAACAGCCAACCAAGGAAGAACGTTCTGGGTAGCTATATCTTCCATCAAGGACCACATTAAGTGTCTATTCTCAACACGAGGCTCTCCATACACGCATGTCAGGTGCCATTTAGTCTCTCCGGTAGCTTGGATGTGTGCATCAATGCATCTTGAATTTGCAAGCCTAATACCCACTGTCCAATTTTCATGCCAATAGAGAGCAAGCCCCCCGCTATTACCATCACTGCTAACACCTTCAAAACCTCGCAGACCAAACCTATTTCGGTAGCTTTTCATCTTATCCTTACTTTGCCTAGTTTCACAAAGGAAAACCAAGCTAGGGGAATGCGACTGGATCATAGTCGCTAGGTCTCGAACTGTCCGGGAGTTCCCCACCCCCCGGCAGTTCCAACTTAGGATAGTCATTGCCCCCGGCGGTCCTCTGCCACGGAGGCCGCCGATCTACAAGCTGTTGTACTGTCAACTGCCATGCCATCTCCTCCTTTCATCTTATTTTTATTCACATTTTTCTGTGGTGttccagttatgttattattcAGTAGCTCCTCTTCTGATGCCTCAAACTGACCAATAATATCAGAAGTATTTCCCAAAGGAACAATTGCACCGCTATTCTTTTCAATGATATCCGCTACAGCAGAACCTGCAGGAAGGGAGCCCGAGTCCTCTGCAACTCTTTTACGAAGGGCATTAAGATCGTCCTTTCGCTGTTCTTTCTCTGCACCGAGCTCAGACACTCTGCCGGTCTCCATAACTGCAGCAGCTAAGTCCTGGGCATTAAAGCGCCAGCTTCGCACATCTGTCACCCTTGCATCTTGGCTTATCAAAGCTTGAACATTATTTATATCATTCTCTCCCTCCTTCATATCCCCTGATAAGCTTCATTAAATCCCCAATTTCCTGCTGGTGCCATTCCATCTCTGCCACGGCCGCGCCTTTGTCCTTGACCAGCAAAGCCAGCACCTCTTCCTCTACCGAAAGGATTATTTGTTCCGTTAACTTCGTCAGTGCCATGTCCACCTCTGCCGAAACCGCGTCCAGAGCCTCTTCCTCTGCCCCCACGTCCTCTCCTAGGCGCCATAATAAAAGGCCCCCACTCCAAATCCTTCTCAGCATGCTCTCCTGTACCACACTCCTCATGCCAATGGCCTAGGATCCCACACATGTAGCAGAAAACTGGAAGTTTTTCAAACTTTACTTGGTAAAATTCAGTCTTGCCAGACTTGGTGAAGCTTACGAATCTGGTCAGTTTTTTGTTTACATTCAGTTTGACCCTGACCCGTATAAACTCACCTACAAAACCGCTCGGTAGAACTATCTGAAGCTCTAGCACCTCTCCGATACGCTTAGCCATGTTTTCCACAAACTGCTCATTCTTCAAAACACCATCAGGCAACTTGTGAATTTGGCACCAAGTTTCAATCTTGTCTAGCTTAACGCTTTCTGGATTAGTGAAACCATCGTATTCCTCGATGATCAATGCCATGCTCTTGAAATCCCACGGCCCTTGATGGATTGCCTTGTTCCAATCCGCTAAACAATTGAACTGTATCGAGAACAGATTGGAGTTGATTCTACGCCAAACCACATCATGTGCCGGATTCCAAGCCGCCTTCATGTCTGCGATCAACGCACCCTGCCCGAAGGTCTTCGTCGTCAATACCTTTGCAAGCGCCAGCCACTTGGGTTTCTCCTCTGATTCATCCACTTCCTCTTCCCAAATCAGATTATCCAATTCGTCTTCCTCAAGATGCAGTCTTTCCAGAAGAACACTAGGGTCCTCTGCTCCTTTCTCGCGTGATCCGCTCGACTCCGAGGGGGATGCCATGGCTCGCGATCTTTCCCCCTACCGCCAACCCCTCTTGCCTCACCAACCAAGTCCGGGCAGTCCCAGCGGTAGCAGACAGAGAGGGGATCGCCATAGCAGGGGAGAGCAATCGACGACGGGGAACTCACAGCGGCAGCACCGGAGGACTGGGGGGGAAGCTCACTCTGCAGCAGGCCGAGAGGGGGTCGGCGCAGCAGTGGAGAGCGCTCGACACTGGGGAACTCACGGCGGCGCCGCCGGAAGACTGGGGAGAGCCCGCTCTGCAGCAGGTCAAGAGGGGATCTGCGCAACAGCGGAGAGCACACCGGGGGAACTCGCGACAGCGGCGCCGGAGGACTGGAGGAACTCACGGCTGCGGCGCCGGAGGACTGGGGGAACTCACGGCTGCGGCGCCGGAGGACTAGGGGAACTCACGGCGGCGGCGCCAGAGGACTAGCTAACCTAACTCTGCCCTTTCTATGTTAGCTGATTAGCTGATATGTCTGCAGTGAATTCCTTGGTTGAATTCCAAAAATACAAGTCCAATGTCATATGCTTGACAAGAAGTAGTCCGTCATGCATTTCCAAGTTGAGCTATATTCTTCTTCTTTCAAGTGAAATCTTGTGTGTATTTGACTAGAATAGTACTTTGCTTTTCAAC
Protein-coding sequences here:
- the LOC125507707 gene encoding 40S ribosomal protein S20-like codes for the protein MATELAYAPPMKSGKAGFEGPQEAQHRIRITLSSKSVKNLEKVCSDLVRGAKDKLLRVKGPVRMPTKVLNITTRKSPCGEGTNTWDRFEMRVHKRVIDLVSSPDVVKQITSITIEPGVEVEVTISDQ